The proteins below come from a single Larimichthys crocea isolate SSNF chromosome II, L_crocea_2.0, whole genome shotgun sequence genomic window:
- the rb1cc1 gene encoding RB1-inducible coiled-coil protein 1 codes for MKLYVFQVNNGSTLTFDTDLAVQTVLELKHAIQAKYKIATQHQVLVVNGGECMAAERRVCSYSAGTETNPIFLFNKEMILCDRDPTIPKTTFSIESEIQVKVEESLLMPAVFHTVASRTQLALEMFEVANKLSSFCERLVHDEHLQHQGWAAIMANLDDCTLSYQKLLMKFDTAYVNYQRDLEEIKAKLSKLGTAVSVMARIPLLECLTRHSYRESMEKSSSTPEKDSDETEEEKSTDSVLYTAGAQRPSKLSPSFSASGTAATHEPAGDQETNEMTDSGGLRAALLDDDTPEFANPSCFNVTLLDWINVQDRPNDVESVVRKCFDSINRLDPRIIQPFLTDCRDTIGKLDNQNMKAIKGLEDRLYALDQMIASCKKLVNEQKELAQGFLANQKRAENLKDTSVLPDLCLSHTNQLMIMLNNHRKLLDIKKKCTTAKQELANNLQVRLKWCCYVMLHADQDGEKLQALLRLLTELMERVRVVEALSTVPQMYCLAVVEVVRRKMFMRHYREWAYALVKDGKLLYEAEKFKRESFGKLFRKSFLRNRLFRGLDSWPPTSFCTRKPRRFDDELPDISVEDLQYLKSCCPLEVQPFLMVPTMCDFEPLNRHVETLHQLVQAAQSVDEMSQTITDLLNEQRASYSRSTHRSSVFTPQSESIPGTTTPMSSKTPSSLNLQGPSCQPLHVPVPAPLEDLSPDSIDAQTFDFETIGHPNMDPVLQQGSLDLDSLAESPESDFMSAVNEFVIEENLTSPNPISDPTSPEMMVESLYSSVINAIDNKRMQDTTTLERENSRITVLKQVIDKYQSAAEESHSNLKSVKEDLYHLRGMVLKEQNDFGFVLRSVTTEVRNIVDNICQTRDLEQKEQHQSELLSLRQELEKQIQTLTEENQVNQNIVRDVQRAMLELEGLMERKEKELTQLENEKERWVETESNQIDRIRNLEQMISEQAEEIKTLSDVRDSLTSQLQNLHFEIERSQQKIRQELEAAEQSHLKELEDRMKQEHKAGLESLTEENQKALEQLAAENGAKLSEAADHYATALKEKDNQMKDLEARSTELAELRCKLEVELALKESETEEVRLLFEEAKVQQAEAVKSQVEAETKVLSEELAIIKKQLQVKNEEYEVDLAELRTLMRIEKDHCISELVDRHEEETILLRNELSSLQHQAQDAEKNHADLQQKLKLEVDQQVAALTEEKEKQLRSFQELEQELRTVISNLQAENDLLSIKLEQDRQAVEKEDASNVASPDAFKELQQQKEEMEKRLLDRIKQLESELHERQSSKSDEGSLLHAEEGAEAGAPLSLDSALQEQLQQERASLQSQLELLEKKKNEEIQNVKTSLIAEQQTNFNTVLTREKLKKEQIINELTEKLRKVTQQQEKDKGLIETLSEDRASVMQEKKHLEEELNRLRSTALVSSAFFTPNPSAQELSEAGAAAARALPLVGACSSESMADTDRLASVAAIRDDEHVDSAVDASMVTVHDNILMSEEKQRILLLERTLHMKEEENKRLSQRLMSQSMSSVSSRHSDKIAIRDFQVGDLVLIILDERHDNYVLFTVGPTLYFLHSESLTALDLKPASGTSRRPWVLGKVMEKEYCQAKKAQNRFKVPLGTKFYRVKAVPWNRKV; via the exons ATGAAGTTATATGTGTTCCAGGTCAACAATGGCAGCACATTGACATTTGACACTGACCTTGCTGTCCAAAC TGTTCTAGAGCTTAAACATGCCATCCAAGCCAAATACAAGATTGCAACTCAACATCAAGTCCTTGTCGTCAATGGAGGGGAATGTATGGCTGCAGAGCGCCGTGTCTGCAGCTACAGTGCTGGCACT GAAACCAACCCCATATTCCTGTTCAACAAAGAGATGATCCTGTGTGACCGGGATCCAACAATCCCCAAAACCACCTTCTCGATCGAGAGTGAGATTCAGGTTAAGGTGGAGGAGTCTCTACTAATGCCAGCCGTCTTTCACACTGTTGCCTCACGAACACAACTTGCTCTG GAAATGTTTGAAGTTGCCAATAAACTTAGCTCTTTTTGTGAACGTTTGGTTCATGATGAACACCTTCAACACCAAGGCTGGGCTGCTATTATGGCTAATCTGGATGACTGCACTCTGTCTTATCAGAAGTTGCTCATGAAATTTGACACTGCATATGTAAATTATCAACGTGACCTGGAAGAAATTAAGGCGAAACTCTCAAA GTTAGGGACAGCAGTTTCCGTGATGGCCAGGATACCTCTGCTGGAGTGTTTGACCAGACACAGTTACAGAGAGAGCATGGAGAAGTCCAGCTCGACCCCAGAAAAGGATTCAGATGAGACTGAAGAAGAGAAGTCCACTGACTCTGTGCTCTACACCGCCGGTGCGCAGAGGCCTTCTAAGTTATCGCCATCCTTCTCTGCTTCGGGGACAGCAGCCACACATGAACCAGCTGGAGACcaggaaacaaatgaaatgactgACAGCGGTGGACTCAGAGCTGCGCTTTTGGATGACGACACTCCAGAGTTCGCCAACCCGTCCTGCTTCAACGTCACGCTGTTAGACTGGATCAACGTGCAAGACAGACCCAACGATGTGGAATCAGTTGTGAGGAAATGCTTTGACTCTATCAATAGG cTTGACCCTCGGATCATTCAGCCCTTCTTGACGGATTGTCGCGACACAATTGGCAAGCTAGATAATCAAAACATGAAGGCCATCAAGGGGCTGGAGGACAGGTTGTACGCTCTAGACCAAATGATTGCAAGCTGTAAAAAGTTGGTGAATGAACAGAAAGAACTTGCTCAG GGATTTTTGGCCAATCAGAAGCGGGCTGAAAACCTGAAGGATACGTCTGTTCTGCCTGACTTGTGTCTGAGTCACACCAACCAGCTGATGATCATGCTGAACAAccacaggaagctgctggacaTCAAAAAGAAGTGCACCACTGCCAAACAAGAACTCGCAAACAACCTTCAAGTCCGACTGAA ATGGTGCTGCTACGTGATGCTCCACGCAGACCAGGATGGAGAGAAGCTTCAGGCTCTACTCAGACTCCTGACAGAGCTAATGGAAAGAGTTAGGGTGGTGGAGGCCCTCAGTACCGTGCCCCAGATGTACTGCTTGGCAGTGGTGGAAGTCGTCAGGAGAAAAATGTTTATGCGCCACTACAGAGAG TGGGCGTACGCACTTGTGAAGGATGGAAAACTACTGTACGAGGCGGAGAAGTTCAAAAGGGAATCCTTTGGGAAACTCTTTa GGAAGTCTTTCCTCAGAAATCGTTTGTTTAGAGGACTCGATTCATGGCCTCCAACATCATTTTGT ACTCGAAAGCCCAGAAGGTTTGACGATGAACTTCCAGACATCTCTGTGGAGGACCTTCAGTACTTGAAATCTTGTTGTCCTCTCGAGGTGCAGCCTTTCCTTAT gGTTCCCACAATGTGTGACTTCGAGCCCTTAAACCGCCACGTAGAGACACTTCACCAGCTGGTCCAAGCtgcacagagtgtggatgagATGTCTCAAACTATTACTGACCTGCTAAATGAACAAAGG GCATCCTATAGTCGGAGCACTCACAGATCATCTGTGTTTACCCCACAGTCCGAAAGCATACCAGGGACCACAACACCGATGTCCTCCAAAACCCCATCCTCTCTTAACCTTCAGGGACCCAGCTGCCAGCCTCTACATGTTCCCGTCCCAGCTCCTCTAGAGGACTTATCCCCAGACAGCATAGATGCACAGACATTTGACTTTGAAACCATCGGTCATCCGAACATGGATCCAGTCCTGCAGCAGGGATCCCTTGACTTGGATTCTTTAGCAGAGAGTCCTGAATCCGACTTCATGTCTGCTGTTAACGAATTTGTGATTGAAGAGAACCTGACCTCTCCAAACCCCATCAGTGACCCTACCAGTCCTGAAATGATGGTGGAGTCACTGTACTCTTCAGTCATCAACGCCATTGACAACAAGCGAATGCAAGATACCACAACACTAGAAAGGGAGAACTCAAGGATCACCGTCCTCAAACAAGTTATTGACAAGTACCAGTCAGCTGCAGAGGAGTCTCATTCCAACTTAAAGAGTGTAAAGGAAGACCTCTATCACTTAAGAGGCATGGtgttaaaagaacaaaatgacTTTGGCTTTGTCTTACGGAGTGTGACCACAGAGGTGCGCAACATTGTGGACAATATCTGCCAGACCCGCGACCTGGAACAGAAGGAGCAGCATCAAAGTGAGCTTCTCTCCCTTCGACAAGAGCTGGAGAAGCAAATTCAGACACTAACAGAGGAAAACCAAGTTAACCAGAATATTGTCCGAGATGTCCAACGTGCAATGCTGGAGCTGGAGGGGCTTATGGAGCGCAAAGAGAAAGAGCTAACTCAGCTcgagaatgagaaagagaggtggGTTGAGACAGAGAGTAACCAGATAGATAGGATCAGAAACCTGGAGCAGATGATCAGTGAACAAGCTGAGGAGATCAAGACACTCTCAGATGTGAGAGATTCTCTGACCAGCCAGCTTCAGAATCTGCACTTTGAGATTGAACGTAGCCAGCAGAAGATTCGGCAGGAGCTGGAAGCTGCTGAGCAGTCCCACTTAaaggagctggaggacagaATGAAGCAGGAACACAAGGCAGGACTGGAGAGTCTTACCGAGGAGAACCAGAAAGCTCTGGAACAACTGGCTGCAGAAAATGGTGCAAAGTTAAGCGAGGCAGCTGATCACTATGCCACTGCACTTAAAGAGAAGGACAACCAAATGAAGGACTTGGAGGCTCGTAGTACTGAGCTTGCAGAACTCCGTTGCAAACTAGAGGTGGAGCTAGCCCTGAAAGAGTCAGAGACCGAGGAGGTGAGGCTCTTATTTGAGGAGGCTAAGGTTCAGCAGGCAGAGGCTGTGAAGTCCCAGGTTGAGGCTGAGACCAAAGTCCTTAGTGAAGAGCTGGCAATTATCAAGAAACAGCTTCAGGTAAAAAATGAGGAGTATGAAGTGGATCTAGCGGAGCTGAGGACTCTCATGAGGATCGAGAAGGATCACTGCATCTCAGAGCTGGTGGACAGGCATGAGGAGGAGACTATTTTGTTGCGCAACgagctctcctctctgcagcaccAAGCCCAGGATGCTGAGAAGAACCACGCTGACCTGCAACAGAAACTTAAGCTGGAAGTGGACCAGCAAGTGGCTGCTCTgactgaagagaaagaaaagcagttgAGGAGTTTTCAAGAACTGGAGCAGGAGTTGAGGACTGTTATCAGCAATTTGCAGGCAGAAAATGACCTGCTCTCCATAAAACTAGAGCAGGACAGACAAGCAGTCGAGAAAGAAGACGCCTCTAATGTTGCATCACCAGATGCCTTTAAagagttacagcagcagaaggaggagatggagaagagacTCTTAGACAGAATTAAACAACTTGAAAGTGAGCTTCATGAGAGACAGTCCTCAAAAAG TGATGAAGGGTCGCTGCTTCATGCTGAGGAGGGCGCAGAAGCCGGAGCACCTCTGTCTCTGGACTCTGCGCTACAAGAGCAGCTCCAGCAGGAGAGGGCCTCCCTGCAGTCCCAGCTGGAGCtcctggagaagaagaagaacgaggAGATACAGAACGTCAAGACGTCACTGATCGCGGAGCAGCAG ACTAATTTCAACACTGTTCTAACTCGcgagaagctgaagaaggagcagATCATCAATGAGCTCACAGAGAAGTTGCGAAAAGTTACCCAGCAGCAAGAGAAGGACAAAG GTCTGATAGAGACTCTCTCTGAGGACCGAGCTAGTGTCatgcaggagaaaaaacacTTGGAAGAAGAGCTCAACCGCCTGCGCAGCACTGCACTGGTCTCCTCTGCCTTCTTCACTCCTAACCCCTCAGCTCAGGAGCTCTCAGAGGctggggcagcagcagctagaGCTCTGCCTCTTGTTGGGGCTTGTTCTTCTGAATCCATGGCTGATACTGACAGACTGGCCTCTGTAGCAGCCATACGAGATGACGAACACGTCGATTCAGCAGTGGATGCCAGCATGGTGACAGTCCA TGATAACATCCTGATGTCAGAGGAGAAACAGCGGATACTCTTACTCGAGAGG ACTTTACAcatgaaggaagaagaaaacaagcgCCTCAGTCAAAGACTG ATGTCTCAAAGCATGTCGTCTGTGTCATCACGGCATTCAGACAAAATCGCCATCAGAGA tttcCAGGTAGGCGATTTGGTCCTAATCATCCTGGATGAAAGGCATGACAACTATGTGCTGTTCACAGTCGGTCCCACCCTCTACTTCCTCCACTCAGAGTCTCTCACTGCACTGGACCTCAAACCAG CATCAGGGACCTCAAGACGGCCGTGGGTACTTGGAAAGGTGATGGAGAAGGAATACTGTCAGGCAAAAAAG gccCAGAACAGATTCAAGGTTCCCTTAGGAACCAAGTTCTACAGAGTGAAAGCTGTTCCATGGAACAGAAAAGTATAA